Proteins encoded by one window of Acetivibrio thermocellus ATCC 27405:
- a CDS encoding phosphodiester glycosidase family protein, protein MKYIRKSISIFAVLALVFILSFGNVSAGTIYESKTKETVTSGVTLETITRFTDDGWQKINVLRVDLENPNVKVDTLIDSESIKKLTNVKNLAQSAGAVAAVNAGFFNWLKGESGKGYPDGPVIKSGEFLSVDSEYNRYNNSMATIAIDKDNNVYFDFWKTDITLHAPDGSTTRVFQYNKPSPFQYTDITIWTSAWDKYSLGVSQQYPDLVEVVVDNGTVVEIRQGLPAVEIPQNGYVIISRGANAQFLLQHFKVGDPVEISFSTVLDWQKIEMAVTGSAILVKDGQIPEKFSYEISGVHPRTAAGTSKSGKELILVTVDGRQAASKGMTQRELANLMLSLGAYNAINLDGGGSTSMVSRIPGTNDLKVVNTPSDGALRSISTAIGVFSVAPPSELAGMIIETQPNVFVNSSTTLTVKGYDKYFNPVSVDPNSINWSVSGIKGSFAGNVFRAESSGIGTITATVNGIKASTTIRALEAPNKLILSTTKLNLLKGSSYSFTVKGVDNNGYSSYINFADINWTVNGDIATIEKNKITAVKPGTGYIEAAFGDARAYCAVSVASESTYLVDDFEKKNGSFETVPANLPGSYELSSEVKKSGNYSGKLSYDFSYLEGTRAAYLVFPNGGIDLDGNTVEITMMVNNPQQNPNWLRAEVIDSGGQKHLVDFTRDLTWTGWGRVFASLRDIKSPAKLTKIYVVQVNPVPSSGCIYIDDLSLVKATFPEINESTIPKDVVLSDRDNKEAALNKDSIKISVFSGKSNPENMLQKLLNTKFYNKVKADGYMKSIQDISNINTNTHVDIGGTRLITLNTTDKSIRTSASGQWQWFFDKLNSHTGDNIFIFMKNSPDTFVDPLEAKLFKDILIEHKEKTGKNIWVFYGNSSETYYADNGIKYFGVAGLNIGGLTPDNAKNVKYIEITVNGKEVSYQYKSPLK, encoded by the coding sequence ATGAAGTACATAAGAAAAAGCATTTCCATCTTTGCAGTTTTGGCTCTTGTTTTTATTCTTTCATTTGGTAATGTCAGCGCCGGTACTATTTATGAATCAAAAACAAAAGAAACAGTCACTTCCGGTGTGACTTTGGAAACCATCACAAGATTTACCGATGACGGATGGCAGAAAATCAACGTACTCAGGGTTGACCTTGAGAACCCGAACGTCAAAGTTGACACTTTGATTGATTCTGAGTCCATAAAAAAGCTTACCAATGTAAAAAATCTGGCACAATCAGCCGGTGCAGTGGCTGCTGTAAACGCCGGCTTTTTCAACTGGCTGAAAGGTGAATCCGGAAAGGGTTATCCCGACGGACCCGTAATAAAATCAGGGGAATTTCTGTCTGTGGATTCCGAATACAACAGATACAACAATTCCATGGCAACCATAGCCATCGACAAAGACAACAATGTGTATTTTGATTTTTGGAAAACGGACATAACTCTGCATGCTCCGGACGGAAGCACAACCAGAGTTTTTCAGTACAATAAACCCAGTCCTTTCCAATATACCGACATAACCATCTGGACCAGTGCCTGGGACAAATATTCTTTAGGTGTATCCCAGCAATATCCTGACTTGGTGGAAGTAGTGGTCGACAACGGCACTGTTGTGGAAATCCGTCAGGGACTTCCCGCCGTTGAAATTCCGCAGAACGGTTATGTAATTATATCAAGAGGTGCAAATGCGCAGTTTCTTCTGCAGCACTTTAAAGTGGGAGATCCCGTGGAAATCTCATTTTCCACCGTATTGGACTGGCAAAAGATTGAAATGGCTGTAACAGGCAGCGCCATTCTCGTTAAAGACGGCCAAATACCTGAAAAATTCTCCTATGAAATCTCCGGAGTTCATCCCCGTACTGCCGCAGGAACTTCAAAATCCGGCAAGGAATTAATACTTGTAACTGTTGACGGTCGTCAGGCAGCAAGCAAGGGTATGACCCAGCGGGAGCTGGCAAATTTAATGTTGAGCCTCGGAGCCTATAATGCCATAAATCTCGACGGCGGCGGATCCACTTCAATGGTTTCAAGAATTCCGGGAACCAATGACTTAAAAGTTGTAAATACTCCGTCCGACGGGGCATTAAGAAGCATTTCCACCGCCATAGGCGTGTTCTCCGTTGCGCCTCCCTCCGAACTTGCAGGCATGATAATCGAAACACAGCCCAATGTGTTTGTAAATTCGTCAACCACATTAACCGTCAAAGGTTATGATAAATACTTCAATCCTGTATCAGTCGACCCAAACAGCATCAACTGGAGCGTTTCCGGTATCAAGGGAAGCTTTGCGGGAAATGTTTTCCGTGCTGAGTCTTCGGGTATCGGCACCATAACGGCAACAGTAAACGGAATAAAGGCAAGTACAACCATACGGGCTTTGGAAGCACCAAACAAACTTATTTTAAGCACCACAAAGCTCAATCTTTTGAAAGGAAGTTCATATTCTTTTACCGTCAAGGGCGTTGACAACAACGGCTACAGTTCATATATAAATTTTGCTGACATCAACTGGACAGTCAATGGAGATATAGCAACCATTGAGAAAAATAAAATTACTGCCGTAAAACCCGGCACCGGATATATAGAAGCTGCTTTCGGCGATGCCCGGGCCTATTGTGCCGTATCGGTTGCATCGGAGTCTACGTACCTTGTAGACGATTTCGAAAAGAAAAACGGTTCATTTGAAACCGTGCCTGCGAATTTGCCGGGAAGCTATGAACTTTCTTCAGAAGTAAAAAAATCAGGCAATTACTCCGGGAAACTCAGTTATGACTTTTCATATCTCGAGGGTACCAGGGCTGCATACCTGGTGTTCCCCAACGGAGGCATTGACCTTGACGGCAACACTGTCGAAATTACCATGATGGTAAACAATCCCCAGCAAAACCCCAATTGGCTTAGAGCGGAAGTAATTGACTCCGGCGGTCAAAAGCATCTTGTTGATTTCACCAGGGACCTTACCTGGACCGGATGGGGCCGGGTATTTGCTTCACTGAGAGACATTAAGTCTCCGGCCAAGCTTACAAAAATATATGTTGTTCAGGTCAATCCTGTACCTTCTTCCGGTTGTATTTACATTGACGACCTCAGTTTAGTCAAGGCAACCTTCCCGGAAATTAACGAAAGCACCATTCCAAAAGACGTTGTTCTTTCCGACAGGGACAACAAAGAGGCAGCTTTGAACAAAGATTCAATCAAAATCTCCGTTTTTTCCGGAAAAAGCAACCCCGAAAACATGTTGCAAAAGCTTTTAAACACAAAATTCTACAACAAAGTTAAGGCTGACGGTTACATGAAAAGCATTCAGGACATCTCAAACATAAACACCAATACCCACGTGGATATAGGCGGGACCCGACTGATTACGCTCAACACTACTGATAAAAGCATAAGAACAAGTGCTTCAGGCCAATGGCAGTGGTTCTTTGACAAGCTTAATTCCCACACGGGAGATAATATATTCATATTTATGAAAAACTCTCCGGATACATTCGTTGACCCGCTGGAAGCAAAATTGTTCAAGGATATCCTGATTGAACACAAAGAAAAAACCGGAAAGAATATTTGGGTCTTCTATGGCAACAGCTCTGAAACATACTATGCCGACAACGGAATTAAATACTTTGGTGTTGCAGGATTAAACATTGGCGGGCTTACTCCCGACAATGCGAAAAACGTAAAATACATTGAAATAACTGTAAATGGAAAAGAAGTAAGCTACCAATACAAATCTCCGCTTAAATAA
- the galU gene encoding UTP--glucose-1-phosphate uridylyltransferase GalU, translating into MRVRKAIIPAAGLGTRFLPATKAQPKEMLPIVDKPTIQYIVEEAIKSGIEDIIIISGRSKRAIEDHFDKSYELEQELEKKGNHDLLKLVQDISNLANIHYIRQKEAKGLGHAIYCAKSFIGNEPFAVLLGDDIVDSEVPCIKQLMDVYDKYRTTVLGVQKVPEDQVSKYGIVGGEIVSDRVYKVKDLVEKPDTASAPSNIAILGRYIITPRIFDYLENAKPGKGGEIQLTDALRELMGEEEMYAYDFIGKRYDVGNKLGFLQATVEFALARDDLKEEFEAYLKEIICKL; encoded by the coding sequence TTGAGAGTCAGAAAAGCAATAATTCCTGCAGCAGGTCTGGGAACCAGATTTCTACCCGCCACAAAAGCGCAGCCCAAAGAAATGCTTCCTATTGTTGACAAGCCTACAATTCAATATATTGTTGAAGAAGCCATAAAGTCAGGTATAGAAGATATTATAATTATTTCGGGAAGAAGCAAAAGAGCGATAGAAGACCACTTTGACAAATCATATGAGCTGGAGCAGGAGCTTGAAAAAAAAGGAAACCATGACCTTCTTAAGCTGGTTCAAGATATATCAAACTTGGCAAACATACATTACATACGACAAAAAGAAGCAAAAGGTCTGGGACATGCCATATATTGTGCAAAGTCCTTTATTGGCAACGAGCCTTTTGCAGTGCTGTTAGGCGATGATATTGTGGATTCAGAGGTGCCTTGCATCAAACAATTGATGGATGTGTATGATAAGTACAGAACAACGGTTTTGGGAGTACAGAAAGTTCCCGAAGATCAAGTATCCAAGTATGGTATAGTGGGCGGGGAGATTGTGAGTGACAGGGTGTACAAGGTGAAAGATCTTGTGGAGAAGCCTGACACAGCCAGTGCACCGTCCAATATAGCCATCCTGGGAAGATATATTATTACTCCAAGGATTTTCGATTATCTTGAGAATGCAAAACCCGGCAAGGGAGGAGAGATTCAGCTGACAGACGCATTAAGAGAGCTGATGGGAGAGGAAGAAATGTACGCTTATGATTTTATCGGAAAGCGTTACGATGTGGGAAACAAACTTGGATTCTTACAAGCAACGGTGGAGTTTGCTCTGGCAAGAGATGACTTGAAAGAAGAATTCGAGGCATATTTGAAAGAGATTATCTGTAAACTGTAA
- a CDS encoding YihY/virulence factor BrkB family protein — MNTVIVKTNLKLIEIIKDIYTRSRDDDVPALAAQLTYYFILALFPFLIFLITLLSYTPITGEEAMNFFARILPPLAFNAVLDVVNEITASPRETFLSFGMIAALWASSNGMKAVIRGINKAYDQKETRPFWMVRLISLVAVIILAFTVIFSLALLLFGETAEKELFYHFRFPNIYRGVCTTVRFLLPVILMFCVFILLYMLTPSRRLSLKEVLPGSAFSALSWILVTTLFSLYINNFADFSKMYGSIGGIIALLVWLYWISIIIMLGGELNASLAQKKE, encoded by the coding sequence ATGAACACCGTGATTGTCAAAACAAATTTAAAATTGATTGAAATCATCAAAGATATATACACAAGATCCAGGGATGATGACGTACCTGCACTGGCAGCACAACTAACCTATTATTTTATCCTTGCTCTTTTTCCATTTTTAATTTTTCTGATTACACTTTTAAGCTACACACCCATAACCGGGGAAGAGGCAATGAATTTTTTCGCCCGGATACTCCCGCCACTTGCTTTTAACGCGGTATTGGACGTTGTAAACGAGATAACCGCTTCTCCCAGGGAAACTTTCCTGTCCTTCGGCATGATAGCCGCTTTATGGGCATCCTCCAACGGAATGAAGGCCGTTATAAGAGGAATAAACAAGGCTTACGACCAAAAGGAAACCCGTCCGTTTTGGATGGTAAGGTTAATATCCCTGGTTGCGGTAATTATTCTTGCCTTCACTGTTATTTTTTCGTTGGCACTCTTGTTATTTGGAGAAACTGCAGAAAAGGAATTATTTTATCATTTTAGATTTCCGAATATCTACAGGGGGGTTTGTACGACCGTCAGGTTTCTCTTACCTGTAATCTTGATGTTTTGTGTGTTCATCCTGCTTTACATGCTGACACCCAGCCGGCGGCTTTCTTTAAAAGAGGTTCTGCCCGGTTCCGCATTTTCGGCTCTAAGCTGGATATTGGTCACCACACTCTTTTCATTATATATAAACAACTTTGCGGACTTTTCCAAAATGTACGGAAGCATAGGCGGGATAATAGCGCTCCTTGTCTGGCTGTATTGGATAAGTATAATAATAATGCTGGGCGGAGAATTAAACGCTTCCCTCGCGCAAAAAAAAGAATAG
- the rpsR gene encoding 30S ribosomal protein S18, translated as MSTPKKDKNNKEVDKTDVKTPVKVRRAKKKICAFCVDKVERIDYKDVAKLKKYISERGKILPRRISGNCAKHQRQLTVAIKRARHIALLPYTAD; from the coding sequence ATGTCAACTCCTAAGAAGGATAAGAACAATAAAGAGGTAGATAAAACTGATGTTAAAACTCCTGTAAAGGTCAGAAGGGCAAAAAAGAAAATTTGTGCCTTCTGTGTTGATAAAGTGGAGAGAATAGATTACAAAGATGTGGCCAAGCTGAAGAAGTACATTTCCGAAAGAGGCAAGATATTGCCAAGAAGAATATCCGGAAACTGTGCAAAACATCAGCGCCAGTTGACAGTTGCCATAAAGAGGGCAAGACATATTGCTTTGCTGCCTTACACGGCGGATTAA
- a CDS encoding single-stranded DNA-binding protein — protein sequence MNKVILMGRLTRDPELRYTTVNNTPVASFTLAVDRRFARQGEERQTDFFPIVAWDKSAEFCSKYFTKGLKVVVVGRLQTRTWDDNEGKRHYVTEVIAEELYFAEGKKSQGMEDIKPAAEIAEPTDGFYPLDDDDELPF from the coding sequence ATGAACAAGGTTATTTTAATGGGAAGACTCACCAGAGACCCTGAGCTTAGATATACAACTGTCAACAATACTCCTGTGGCAAGCTTTACACTGGCGGTCGACCGGCGTTTTGCACGGCAGGGGGAGGAAAGGCAGACGGATTTTTTCCCTATTGTGGCCTGGGACAAAAGCGCAGAATTTTGCTCAAAGTATTTTACGAAGGGTCTTAAGGTGGTAGTTGTTGGAAGATTGCAGACTCGTACGTGGGATGATAATGAAGGAAAACGGCATTATGTAACCGAAGTGATTGCGGAAGAATTATATTTTGCCGAGGGCAAAAAGAGCCAGGGAATGGAAGATATAAAGCCTGCAGCGGAAATTGCGGAGCCGACGGATGGATTTTATCCTTTGGACGATGATGACGAACTTCCATTCTGA
- the rpsF gene encoding 30S ribosomal protein S6 encodes MTRKYETIFIINPELSEEETKALVEKIKGTIEASAQLESIDEWGKRKLAYPIDHFNEGYYVLANFTADSNFPRELERIFRITDGIIKDIIVKREK; translated from the coding sequence ATGACGAGAAAATATGAAACTATCTTTATCATTAATCCTGAATTGAGTGAAGAAGAGACAAAAGCCTTGGTTGAAAAAATCAAAGGCACAATTGAAGCTTCAGCCCAATTGGAGAGTATAGATGAATGGGGCAAAAGGAAGCTTGCTTACCCTATCGATCATTTTAATGAGGGGTATTATGTTTTGGCGAATTTCACTGCCGATTCCAATTTTCCACGCGAGCTCGAAAGAATTTTCAGAATAACCGACGGTATAATTAAAGATATTATTGTCAAAAGGGAAAAATAA
- a CDS encoding IS30-like element ISCth3 family transposase: MAVQYKSTTTEHKFKHLSVYERGQIAALLKEGKSQRYIANKLGRSPSTISREIKRGTTMQMRTDLSTYKVYFPETGQAVYEKNRMNCGAKRKLAQVEDFLKFAEDKILREKWSPDAVVGLCRRDPKWQNSTIVCTKTLYNYIDLGLIKVRNIDLNLKLRLKSKIKRIRQNKRVVGKSIDQRPEEVQSRQTFGHWEIDTVTGKKSNDSVILTLTERKTRYELLFLLDAKDSNTVNEALSELKNCYGKDVSNVFRTITADNGSEFSRLSEMLQGLGIEAYFTHPYSSWERGTNERHNGLIRRFIPKGKAIKDFSEETIKRIQQWLNSLPRRILGYKTPEECFNEEIHNLVNKNISAIA, encoded by the coding sequence ATGGCTGTACAATATAAGTCTACCACAACTGAGCATAAGTTTAAACACTTAAGTGTTTATGAAAGAGGGCAGATTGCAGCTCTTTTAAAAGAAGGAAAGAGTCAACGTTATATTGCTAATAAACTAGGTCGCTCGCCAAGTACAATTAGCCGTGAAATTAAAAGAGGGACAACAATGCAGATGAGAACTGATTTATCGACATACAAAGTATATTTTCCTGAAACAGGGCAGGCAGTTTATGAGAAAAATCGTATGAATTGCGGAGCAAAGCGTAAATTGGCTCAAGTTGAAGATTTTCTTAAGTTTGCAGAAGATAAGATACTACGCGAAAAATGGTCTCCAGATGCAGTTGTTGGTTTATGTAGGAGAGACCCCAAGTGGCAAAATTCTACTATTGTATGTACCAAAACACTGTATAATTATATAGACCTGGGACTCATAAAAGTACGAAATATAGATTTAAATCTTAAACTACGTTTAAAATCTAAAATAAAAAGGATACGTCAAAACAAACGGGTTGTAGGGAAAAGCATTGATCAAAGGCCGGAAGAAGTACAATCACGTCAAACCTTTGGGCATTGGGAAATTGATACGGTAACAGGCAAAAAGTCTAACGATTCAGTAATTTTAACCTTAACTGAACGAAAAACCCGCTACGAGTTATTGTTTCTTTTGGACGCAAAAGACAGTAATACTGTTAACGAGGCACTTTCAGAACTTAAGAATTGTTATGGTAAGGATGTTTCAAATGTATTTCGCACTATAACGGCAGACAATGGTTCTGAATTTAGTAGACTATCCGAAATGTTACAAGGGCTAGGAATTGAAGCTTATTTCACTCATCCTTATTCCTCATGGGAGAGAGGAACTAATGAACGTCATAATGGACTTATTAGGCGTTTTATTCCTAAAGGAAAGGCTATAAAAGATTTTTCTGAAGAAACGATAAAACGGATACAACAATGGTTAAACAGCCTTCCACGAAGGATATTAGGTTACAAAACACCTGAAGAATGTTTTAATGAAGAGATACATAACCTGGTAAACAAAAATATATCAGCAATAGCCTGA
- a CDS encoding sensor domain-containing diguanylate cyclase has protein sequence MSKKTSNKNKSKKKPGFFTLLLFSLIAGAALVWPTHILFSYYAENPLPNVPLILFASIHSGILYVIIFQVSGILIRNYSVERANEKELKNFKDFTDTIHRAVTEIEAYQTLYEFIQKIRVSSRITLFYRREVSSSEIVWERLTKERFPLCTMEPRNCPVVKYGRECLVKNIATDIPCANQLPEHKSGSYICLPITEGNITLGILQLYSKSKNYFDEALISKVKSYIEVAKPVISSKRTLHQLRKNATTDKLTKLYNRRFLEQYLDNQLEITGFSNQKLSVIMMDIDNFKRINDTYGHNAGDAVLVTFARVILRCLRQTDLVARYGGEEFIAILPSSDTKNAYDIAERIRESIAAEPMPKINDVQLPNISCSFGVSTYPTHAKNKNDLIKAADIALYKAKQAGKNRVITYSEGMEM, from the coding sequence GTGTCAAAGAAGACTTCAAATAAAAATAAAAGTAAAAAGAAGCCCGGTTTTTTTACTTTATTGCTTTTTTCCCTAATTGCCGGTGCAGCTTTGGTCTGGCCTACTCACATATTGTTTTCCTATTACGCTGAAAATCCTCTTCCCAATGTTCCTTTAATCTTGTTTGCTTCAATACACAGCGGAATTTTGTATGTTATAATATTTCAGGTCTCAGGCATATTGATAAGAAATTATTCCGTGGAGCGTGCAAATGAAAAGGAACTTAAAAACTTTAAAGATTTTACGGACACAATTCACAGGGCAGTAACGGAAATCGAAGCGTATCAAACCCTCTACGAGTTTATACAAAAAATTCGTGTGAGCAGCCGCATAACACTGTTCTACCGAAGGGAAGTATCTTCAAGTGAAATAGTATGGGAGAGACTTACAAAGGAAAGATTCCCTCTTTGCACCATGGAACCCAGGAACTGTCCTGTGGTCAAGTATGGGCGGGAATGTCTGGTAAAGAACATTGCCACAGACATACCATGTGCCAACCAGCTTCCGGAGCATAAATCAGGAAGCTACATTTGTCTGCCGATAACCGAAGGAAATATAACATTGGGAATTTTACAGCTTTATTCAAAATCAAAAAATTACTTTGATGAAGCTCTAATATCGAAAGTCAAATCTTACATAGAAGTCGCCAAGCCGGTTATCAGCAGTAAAAGGACATTGCACCAGCTTAGAAAGAATGCCACCACTGACAAACTTACCAAGCTTTACAACAGGAGATTTCTGGAACAGTATCTTGACAATCAGCTTGAAATTACCGGCTTCTCAAATCAAAAATTAAGCGTCATCATGATGGACATTGACAACTTCAAACGGATAAACGATACTTACGGACATAATGCCGGCGATGCCGTCCTGGTTACATTTGCACGAGTTATTTTGCGTTGTTTAAGGCAAACCGACCTTGTTGCCCGTTATGGAGGAGAGGAATTTATAGCAATACTTCCGTCCTCGGACACCAAAAACGCCTATGACATAGCAGAACGTATCAGGGAATCCATAGCTGCGGAACCCATGCCCAAAATAAATGATGTCCAGCTCCCCAATATAAGCTGCAGCTTCGGAGTCTCAACCTACCCCACCCATGCAAAAAACAAAAATGACCTGATAAAAGCTGCGGATATAGCCTTGTACAAAGCAAAACAGGCAGGCAAAAACCGAGTCATCACCTACTCTGAGGGTATGGAAATGTAG
- the nagA gene encoding N-acetylglucosamine-6-phosphate deacetylase, producing the protein MEKMKLVKNGLVLDSQKGFEVNDILIAGGKIAKIGKNIEVSETDYEVLNAEGFYVVPGFIDVHMHGAAGVDIIKADPGRLNELSLFLASKGVTSFLATVMTDSRENICRAVENIRLAVERGLDGAKIAGINLEGPFINPKYRGAHPPEYILEPDVKLIDELVEKSGNNIKLVTAAPELDKIEEIIRKFKEDIIFSAGHSGVDFAGAKEAFKNGFKHVTHLFNAMTGIHHREPGLAGAALDSDDVTVEIIPDLIHVHGAVIQMVVKCKTPDRVVLVTDSILAAGLGEGKLEFAESMITVKDGAAVFENGVLAGSTITMADGIGNMVKKLGFSLEDTIKMASTNPAKLINIFDRKGSLSEGKDADIVILDRSLNIHETIIQGITVYSTFPYPQSR; encoded by the coding sequence ATGGAAAAAATGAAGCTTGTAAAAAACGGACTTGTTTTAGACAGTCAAAAAGGTTTTGAAGTAAATGATATATTGATTGCCGGTGGGAAAATTGCAAAGATTGGTAAGAATATTGAAGTTTCGGAAACGGACTATGAAGTCCTGAATGCTGAAGGCTTTTATGTTGTTCCGGGATTTATTGATGTACACATGCATGGAGCGGCAGGTGTCGATATTATAAAGGCAGACCCGGGCCGGTTAAATGAGCTGTCTTTGTTTCTTGCATCCAAAGGAGTTACGTCTTTTCTTGCTACAGTTATGACTGATTCCAGGGAGAATATCTGCCGTGCCGTTGAGAATATCCGTCTTGCCGTGGAAAGAGGATTGGATGGTGCCAAAATAGCCGGCATTAACCTGGAGGGGCCGTTTATAAACCCAAAATACAGGGGAGCTCACCCGCCGGAATATATACTGGAGCCTGATGTGAAATTAATCGATGAACTTGTTGAAAAATCAGGAAATAATATAAAGCTTGTTACGGCTGCGCCTGAATTGGACAAAATTGAGGAAATTATCCGAAAGTTCAAAGAAGACATAATTTTTAGTGCGGGACATTCCGGTGTTGATTTTGCCGGGGCGAAAGAAGCCTTTAAAAATGGTTTTAAACATGTCACTCACCTTTTTAATGCAATGACAGGTATTCATCACAGGGAGCCGGGGCTTGCAGGAGCGGCGTTGGACAGCGACGATGTCACTGTGGAAATAATTCCCGACCTGATACATGTGCATGGAGCGGTAATTCAAATGGTTGTCAAGTGTAAAACACCGGACAGGGTGGTTCTTGTAACCGATTCTATTTTGGCGGCCGGACTCGGAGAGGGAAAACTTGAGTTTGCAGAAAGCATGATTACAGTTAAAGACGGTGCGGCCGTTTTTGAAAACGGTGTGTTGGCCGGAAGTACCATTACGATGGCAGACGGTATCGGAAATATGGTGAAAAAATTGGGATTCAGCCTTGAGGATACAATAAAAATGGCTTCAACAAATCCTGCCAAACTTATAAACATTTTTGACAGGAAGGGAAGCCTGTCAGAAGGAAAAGATGCAGATATTGTAATATTGGACAGAAGTCTGAATATCCATGAAACAATAATACAGGGAATTACGGTTTACTCTACATTTCCATACCCTCAGAGTAGGTGA